The genome window CGCTTCGGCTTCGGACAGCGAACGGGGCTGCCTCTGCCCGGTGAGACGGCTGGGATCCTGCGCCATTACAGGCGCTGGTACGAGATGGACGCCGCAACGGTCGCGTTCGGGCAGGGGATGAGCTCCACAGCGCTGCAGCTCGCCGTGGCCACGGGCGCGCTCGCCAATGGTGGCCGGCTGATGAAGACCTGGCTCGTGCGGGAGATCCGCAACGCACGCGGAGAGGCTCTGGAAAGTGCACGGCCTGTCGTGCGGCGTCGGGTCGTTCCCGAATGGGTAGCGCGACTGGTCGGCGACATGCTCACCTCCGTGACGGAACCGGGAGGGACAGCCGACGACGCGTCGGTCGAAGGATACTTGGCCGCTGGGAAAACCGGCACGGCGCAGAAAGCGGACTACGAACGAGGCGGCTACGCAAAAGACCGTTGGACCGCCTCGTTCGTGGGCTTCTTGCCGGTCCACAAGCCGCGCATCGTCGTGGCCGTCGTGATCGACGAGCCGGTCATTGCCCACTATGGCGGCAAGGTTGCGGGGCCGGCTTTTCGTCGTATTGCTTCGGCCGCGCTGCGCCATCTGGGCGTGCCTGCGGCGCATGGCGGGGGAGCGTTGGCAAAGGGTCACAGGAGCCGGCAGACCAAGGTGGGATCGCGGCACGGGGCTGGCGCTTCGTCGCGAGACGCGGGCAACGCGAACAAGGCATCGTTGGCGGAGACCATCGCCTCGCGTCGAAAGCTGGCCGAGGGGCAGGTGCTCGTGCCGCATTTGCTTGGTGCCTCGGCGCGCAGCGCCATCGTGGCGACGCACGATGTAGATCTGAAGCCTGTCGTCGAAGGCTCGGGGGTGGTGGTGAGTCAGCGGCCATCGGCCGGTTCCGTGGCGGAGCAGGGCAGTGTCCTGCGGTTGGTGCTGGCCCCGCTTGCGTCGGGCGACGCCTCGAGCGAGGGCCGCCCCGATTACGGCCGGGCTTCGAGCCCGGGCACGATGAGGCGGAGCCGATCGGGCCGCCTATCCACGAGCCGAAGTCGGGCGCTGGCCAGATCGGCAAGCGGCGCCGGCACGCCGGGCTCCGCGAAGCGCTTGACCCGGCGGCAGGCGCGGCCGCGAGAAAACCAGCCGGCCCATGCGGCCGTGCTGGCGAGTGTGGCGCGGGAGCCTGCGCGGTGACGTGCACCCATACGTTGTCCGACCTGCTTGATCGCGGGCTCGTCGCGCAGCTGCGTGGTGACGCCAGCGTCGCCTTTGGCGACGTGCGCCACGACTCGCGCTGTATCAGGCCCGGGGAGATCTTCGCCGCGATGCCGGGCCTCAACTACGATGGCGCCAGCTACGCTGCAGACGCGATCCGTCGCGGCGCCGTCGCGATTCTGTGCCAGAGCGCGCTCGAGC of Pseudomonadota bacterium contains these proteins:
- a CDS encoding penicillin-binding protein 2 yields the protein VDVDSVWANPRAMRKAGIEPAYATELLSKHLEIDREIVLRRLRSDRYFVWIERRITPRQAAAVRALKLAGIRMSREARRYYPNGRLAPHLLGFTDVDGRGIEGVELKLDDRLRGSSSSVPALRDRRGVVVFSEQLLDDRAAQGDDVYLTIDKTVQRIAERELQLAVRTFEARAGSVVILDPRNGEVLALANHPSFNPNDPGGAPIAYRRNRAVTDRFEPGSTVKPFTVAGALAAGALKPDEEIDCENGALEIAEYTIHDTRKWDRLTPADILKYSSNIGTAKIGMKLGRAGLYRALRRFGFGQRTGLPLPGETAGILRHYRRWYEMDAATVAFGQGMSSTALQLAVATGALANGGRLMKTWLVREIRNARGEALESARPVVRRRVVPEWVARLVGDMLTSVTEPGGTADDASVEGYLAAGKTGTAQKADYERGGYAKDRWTASFVGFLPVHKPRIVVAVVIDEPVIAHYGGKVAGPAFRRIASAALRHLGVPAAHGGGALAKGHRSRQTKVGSRHGAGASSRDAGNANKASLAETIASRRKLAEGQVLVPHLLGASARSAIVATHDVDLKPVVEGSGVVVSQRPSAGSVAEQGSVLRLVLAPLASGDASSEGRPDYGRASSPGTMRRSRSGRLSTSRSRALARSASGAGTPGSAKRLTRRQARPRENQPAHAAVLASVAREPAR